The genomic segment CGGGAAATCTGGATCGACCCGGCGGCACGCTGCTGAATCAGCCTGCCCTCGGTCTCCTCGGAGCCGTAAGCCCTGGCAGTCATGGGCGCTGGCGTTCGCGCGTGCGCGACCTGCCCGAGTTCGGTGGCGAGCTGCCCGCCGCGGCATTGGCCGAAGAGATGGACACACCCGGGGCTGGACAGATCCGGGGCCTCTTGACCCATGCGGGCAATCCGGTCTTGTCGGCGCCCAACGGACGGCGGCTCGAAGCGGCCTTGGCCAAGCTCGATGCCTTCGTCGCGATCGACATCTACGTCAATGAAACGACACGTCACGCGCACTTGATCCTGCCGCCCACGGGTCCGCTGGAGCATGCCCACTACGACGCCGTGTTCCACGCGCTGTCGATCCGCAACGTCGCCAAGTGGTCTGACGCGATCTTCGAGCCTCCGCCGGGAGCGCTGCACGACCACGAGATCTTCGCTGGACTGCACGAACGTTGGCTTGCGCGCCGAGGTGCAAAGCTGCGACAGCGCGCCGCTGCGCGCGCCACGAAGCTGCTCGGACCCGAGCGTATGGTGGATCTCGGCCTACGCATCGGGCCCTGGGGAATGCGCCGCGGTCGCGCCGGCCTCAGCGTATCCAAGCTGCGGCAGCACCCTCATGGCGTGGATCTAGGGCCGCTCACGTCGTCCTTCCCAGCCGCCCTGCGCACGCCTGAAAAGCGCATCGTCGCCGCGCCGCGGCTCATGATGGAAGCCCTGGCCAAGCTCGAGTTGCCGCAGCCGCGAGCGGACGGCGAGTTATCGCTAGTGGGTCGTCGCCAGCTGCGCACCAACAACTCCTGGATGCATAACATCCCGAGCCTGGTCTCGGGCAAGCCGCGCTGCACGCTGCTGCTGCACCCGGCCGACGCGGAGTCGCGGGGGATCGCCGATGGCGCGATGGTGCGCGTAGAGTCGCGAGTGGGCAGCGTGGAGCTGCGCGCGGAGTTGAGCGACGAAGTGATGCCGGGGGTCGTCAGCATCCCGCATGGGTTCGGTCATCATCGAGACGGAATGCGCCTGTCGGTGGCTGAGAAGCACGCTGGCGTGAGCCTCAACGACCTGACCGACGAGCAGAGCATCGACGAGCTGACCGGGGCAGCGGTGCTGTCCGG from the Polyangiaceae bacterium genome contains:
- a CDS encoding molybdopterin-dependent oxidoreductase, with protein sequence MRETHFRNCPLCEAACGLAVEVEDGEVAQIRGDEADALSRGYVCPKGVALGELHDDPDRLRQPLRRTSKGFEPVDWSTALDEAVEMMQGVQDRHGKDALAVYAGNPTVHNLGALLYGPALIRAFGTKARFSATSLDQLAHQLVAWCMYGHQLLLPIPDLDHTQYFLVLGANPLVSNGSLMTAPDCKGRLRELRARGGKLVVVDPRRTETAAIADEHHFIVPGTDVFLLLGIVNALFRDKLVSLGRLAAMTDGVADVEAAVVAFTPEAVAPVTGIEASKIRQLARELASADAAIAYGRMGCSTQVHGGLCQWLLQLINLLTGNLDRPGGTLLNQPALGLLGAVSPGSHGRWRSRVRDLPEFGGELPAAALAEEMDTPGAGQIRGLLTHAGNPVLSAPNGRRLEAALAKLDAFVAIDIYVNETTRHAHLILPPTGPLEHAHYDAVFHALSIRNVAKWSDAIFEPPPGALHDHEIFAGLHERWLARRGAKLRQRAAARATKLLGPERMVDLGLRIGPWGMRRGRAGLSVSKLRQHPHGVDLGPLTSSFPAALRTPEKRIVAAPRLMMEALAKLELPQPRADGELSLVGRRQLRTNNSWMHNIPSLVSGKPRCTLLLHPADAESRGIADGAMVRVESRVGSVELRAELSDEVMPGVVSIPHGFGHHRDGMRLSVAEKHAGVSLNDLTDEQSIDELTGAAVLSGVPVRIAPL